One Phocaeicola dorei genomic region harbors:
- a CDS encoding TolC family protein: MDKVCLFVICMYCSIHHLSAQQEEQQTQPVQQPLVTQDDILGNMNVDYAKIKLPPLSVLYENARSTPSLQILEKEKLLQKKLLSKEKRNWLGFIQAGGSASYGIADNVASNTDVNTPLIYRYVGTEQTSWNVGGGISIPFEKLFDLRGGIKRQRIQVDIAELRKQEAYETLKIQIAHLYVQILSNIETLQRSAENIALYKGASAVAEQEYRNRRTSIHDVAKTKEQEFAANQDFALLRSTINDQLLTLEIISHTPILTIQGEKDVQETTIQEQEENKRQSKTKRNKKHGII, from the coding sequence ATGGATAAAGTATGTCTTTTTGTCATCTGTATGTATTGTTCTATCCATCACTTAAGCGCACAACAGGAAGAACAACAAACACAACCGGTACAGCAACCTCTTGTGACACAAGATGATATATTGGGGAATATGAATGTGGATTATGCGAAGATAAAGCTGCCTCCGTTAAGTGTCCTTTATGAGAATGCACGCAGCACTCCAAGCTTACAGATTTTAGAGAAAGAGAAACTGTTACAGAAAAAGTTACTATCGAAAGAGAAAAGGAACTGGCTGGGGTTTATCCAAGCCGGCGGAAGTGCTTCTTACGGTATAGCAGACAATGTGGCCAGCAATACGGATGTCAACACCCCACTTATTTACAGGTATGTAGGTACAGAACAAACTTCGTGGAACGTGGGAGGCGGCATCAGTATTCCTTTTGAAAAGCTGTTCGACCTCCGGGGAGGAATCAAGCGCCAGCGAATCCAAGTGGATATTGCCGAGTTAAGAAAACAGGAAGCATACGAAACTCTTAAAATACAAATAGCTCATTTATATGTTCAGATTTTATCTAATATAGAAACATTGCAAAGATCAGCTGAAAATATAGCTTTATATAAAGGTGCATCGGCTGTTGCAGAACAGGAATATAGAAACAGACGTACCTCTATTCATGATGTGGCCAAGACTAAAGAGCAGGAATTTGCCGCTAATCAAGACTTTGCCTTACTACGCTCTACTATTAACGATCAACTGCTGACCCTTGAAATAATCTCCCACACCCCCATCTTGACCATACAAGGAGAAAAGGACGTTCAAGAAACAACGATACAGGAACAGGAAGAAAACAAGAGGCAAAGTAAGACAAAAAGGAATAAGAAACATGGAATTATTTAA
- a CDS encoding GumC family protein: MELFKYIVKFIYRIRWWMVIFPCIAGIIAWFLTRSLEKTYDVKTTIFTGIISGYNVDATDTRNATVHMSNLMNIITTERTLKIVSLKLLARCLVYGDAERNTSYISAIHYQQLVSGIPRELQALIDKQNEEKTYHNLVAFERPSINNFIYQLLNYTHPYFSVPLLSQHIKVARLGNSDMIEIAYSANDPGIAYNTLEILNEEFVKQYHELRYGETDNVIKFFQEELARLDKMLTAAEDSLIEYNIENRIINYGEQTKQVASMDAAYRMMDNDLLVNYSTSKALIDFYEYKLGDVAKLIRTNNEFMDKLHQMSQLNTQISTMEITPDEKNRKKLEEQKNMLSNAEQNINNLALKLSAEAASTNNVSYETLISQWLDQIVLAEKTKAQMEARDIMRENLNEDFLYFSPIGATLGRKERHIGFVESNYMSTMGALNAAILRQKNLEMTSASLKIMNPPLFPLTSSPTNARMIILASILGTLLFIIGYFLIIEILDRTLRDKIRTERITGGTVIGAYPKESKLRYRRYNKAINEMAVKQLSTALLPHLNTQEQRVINLLSTEEKDGKTHVARLIEEYWSNIGLNVRRITYDEDFLSEDSQYVQANNLKELCPDLEKDEILLIEHPVLKSNPLPPALLNEASINLLVVRANRTWKNTDQALYEHLLQVKQKEVPLLFYLTQADRNTVEDFTGQLPPYTNFKNMEYRLFQLGLTAIEYKGK; the protein is encoded by the coding sequence ATGGAATTATTTAAATATATAGTCAAGTTTATCTATCGTATCCGTTGGTGGATGGTTATATTTCCATGTATAGCCGGTATCATAGCGTGGTTCCTTACCAGAAGTCTGGAAAAAACGTATGATGTGAAAACCACCATCTTTACAGGAATCATCTCCGGATACAACGTAGATGCCACCGATACCAGAAATGCCACTGTGCACATGAGTAATTTAATGAATATCATTACGACGGAACGCACACTGAAAATAGTATCTCTGAAACTGCTTGCCCGCTGTTTGGTTTATGGAGATGCCGAAAGAAACACCAGTTATATTTCAGCCATACATTACCAGCAGCTAGTTTCCGGTATTCCACGAGAGTTACAGGCATTGATAGACAAGCAAAACGAAGAGAAAACCTATCATAATCTGGTAGCTTTTGAACGCCCGTCCATCAATAATTTTATCTACCAACTACTCAATTATACCCACCCTTATTTCAGCGTACCTCTACTCTCACAACATATAAAAGTAGCCAGGTTGGGAAACAGCGATATGATCGAGATTGCTTATAGTGCCAACGATCCGGGAATAGCTTATAACACACTTGAGATACTGAATGAAGAATTTGTCAAACAATACCATGAACTACGCTATGGAGAAACAGACAATGTTATCAAGTTCTTTCAAGAAGAACTGGCCAGATTAGACAAAATGCTGACTGCCGCCGAGGATTCTTTAATCGAGTACAATATAGAAAACCGCATCATCAACTACGGAGAACAAACCAAACAAGTGGCAAGCATGGACGCTGCTTACCGGATGATGGACAATGATTTACTTGTCAATTACTCTACCAGTAAGGCGTTGATCGATTTCTATGAATATAAATTAGGTGATGTGGCCAAATTGATCCGTACCAACAATGAGTTTATGGACAAACTTCATCAAATGTCCCAATTGAACACTCAGATCTCAACCATGGAAATCACTCCGGACGAAAAGAACCGGAAGAAACTGGAGGAACAAAAAAACATGTTAAGTAACGCCGAACAAAACATCAACAATCTCGCCCTGAAACTAAGTGCTGAAGCTGCAAGTACAAACAATGTATCTTATGAAACACTCATCAGCCAGTGGCTTGACCAAATAGTCCTTGCCGAAAAGACTAAAGCCCAAATGGAAGCACGAGATATAATGAGAGAGAATTTAAATGAAGATTTCCTTTATTTCTCCCCCATCGGCGCCACCCTGGGCCGGAAAGAAAGGCATATCGGCTTTGTGGAAAGCAACTATATGTCTACCATGGGGGCCTTAAATGCAGCCATCTTGCGACAAAAGAATCTGGAAATGACTTCGGCTTCATTAAAAATCATGAACCCGCCCCTGTTTCCATTGACCTCCTCCCCCACCAATGCACGCATGATTATACTTGCATCCATACTGGGTACTTTACTTTTCATCATTGGTTATTTTCTGATTATCGAAATACTGGACCGTACCCTCAGAGACAAAATACGTACAGAACGAATCACCGGAGGAACAGTTATCGGCGCATATCCTAAAGAAAGCAAGTTAAGATACAGACGTTATAATAAAGCCATAAACGAAATGGCCGTCAAGCAACTCAGCACCGCTTTATTGCCTCATCTAAATACACAGGAACAGCGAGTTATCAATTTGTTAAGTACAGAAGAGAAAGACGGAAAGACCCATGTCGCCCGCCTGATAGAGGAATATTGGAGCAACATCGGCTTAAACGTCCGCCGCATTACATACGATGAAGATTTTCTAAGCGAAGACAGCCAATATGTACAGGCAAACAATTTGAAAGAACTATGTCCCGATCTGGAAAAGGATGAAATTCTTCTAATCGAACACCCGGTCCTGAAAAGCAATCCTCTGCCTCCGGCTTTGTTAAATGAAGCATCCATCAATCTGCTGGTTGTCCGTGCCAACCGTACTTGGAAAAATACGGATCAGGCACTGTATGAACATTTGTTACAAGTTAAACAAAAAGAAGTACCCCTCCTTTTCTATCTGACACAAGCAGACAGAAATACAGTGGAAGATTTTACAGGACAATTACCTCCTTACACGAACTTTAAGAATATGGAATACAGGCTGTTTCAACTCGGACTGACCGCCATTGAATACAAAGGAAAATAG
- a CDS encoding O-antigen ligase family protein: MIAKEINITHTGQILASFIIGLCLCLWTALNMKPAIGVAIGFIPFATLFIFICINKPAILLAITFMLNYLIMGINRYHSIPIAITNIFDLLYGIMLALILLKQLQSNHHFRRILNVYTCITLVWLLYCIINIGNGITGEFYMEAWLRILRPWALYPILTCIILSIHCNRYTFIHYFLILWGIMTLLAAAKGYWQKNKGFDSTELSWLWAYGARTHFIHSGIRYFSFFTDAGLFGASMGLSCTVFTLTFFYTKNLFLRLFYLIVGMAGFYGLLISGTRSAIAVPIAGLGLFLFLSKSWKIGIISFILLVGGVGMLKYTKIGESNKLIRRMRSAFDTEDQSMMARFENQKALNAYMDEMPFGIGMGAIDGVVPPHNKYYFVSICPSDSSLVDVWKQMGIVGLCVFLGMHAILFLSGSYILLFKIRNPEIRGPLTGMLCGCAGILVASYANMVYFQFPNGILIYSCFTFVFLGPYLDKQYSEIHGLPAA, from the coding sequence ATGATAGCAAAAGAAATAAATATAACCCATACAGGTCAAATTCTAGCCAGCTTTATTATCGGGCTGTGCTTATGCCTATGGACAGCCCTCAACATGAAACCTGCCATAGGAGTTGCAATAGGGTTCATACCTTTTGCCACGCTTTTTATTTTTATATGCATAAACAAACCCGCCATTCTGCTGGCCATCACCTTTATGCTGAATTACCTGATAATGGGAATTAACAGATATCATTCCATCCCTATTGCCATTACCAATATCTTTGACTTGCTCTACGGCATCATGTTGGCCCTTATTCTTCTGAAACAGTTACAAAGCAATCATCATTTCAGAAGAATACTGAACGTCTATACCTGCATCACATTGGTCTGGCTGCTATATTGTATCATCAACATAGGTAATGGTATTACCGGTGAATTTTACATGGAAGCATGGCTTCGTATTTTAAGACCCTGGGCCTTATACCCTATTCTGACCTGTATTATTCTATCCATACACTGCAATCGCTACACTTTTATCCATTACTTTTTAATACTATGGGGTATCATGACCCTACTGGCTGCCGCAAAAGGATATTGGCAAAAGAACAAAGGTTTTGACAGTACCGAGCTAAGCTGGTTGTGGGCCTACGGAGCACGTACCCATTTTATCCATTCCGGTATCCGCTATTTCTCATTTTTCACTGACGCGGGTCTTTTCGGTGCCAGCATGGGATTATCCTGCACTGTTTTCACGCTTACTTTTTTCTATACAAAGAACCTATTTCTCAGACTCTTCTATTTAATAGTGGGTATGGCAGGATTTTATGGTCTGTTAATATCGGGAACCCGATCGGCCATAGCAGTACCCATTGCAGGGCTGGGGCTCTTTCTGTTCCTGTCTAAAAGTTGGAAAATAGGCATCATTTCCTTTATCCTGCTTGTTGGAGGAGTAGGAATGCTGAAATACACCAAGATCGGAGAGAGCAATAAATTGATCCGCCGTATGCGTTCCGCTTTCGACACAGAGGACCAATCGATGATGGCGCGTTTCGAGAACCAGAAAGCACTGAATGCCTACATGGATGAAATGCCCTTCGGCATAGGCATGGGAGCCATAGACGGGGTAGTTCCTCCCCATAACAAATATTATTTCGTTTCCATCTGTCCTTCAGACTCCAGTCTGGTAGATGTATGGAAACAGATGGGAATAGTGGGACTGTGTGTGTTTTTGGGTATGCATGCCATTCTATTTCTATCGGGCTCCTACATTCTTTTATTCAAAATCCGAAATCCGGAAATCCGAGGACCGCTGACAGGTATGTTATGCGGTTGTGCAGGCATACTGGTAGCTTCTTACGCCAATATGGTTTATTTCCAGTTTCCTAACGGAATCTTGATTTATTCCTGTTTCACCTTTGTTTTTTTAGGACCTTATTTAGATAAACAATACTCAGAAATACATGGACTACCGGCAGCCTGA
- a CDS encoding glycosyltransferase family 2 protein translates to MDYRQPDLSVITVNYNGFHDTCEFIDSWTATIFSVSYEMIVIDNGSTANEAALLQKTYPFIQAVRSEQNLGFAGGNNLGINLAKGKYLFLLNNDVCMVKDAIPLLIKRLLSSDKIAGVSPLIRDYAEPHAIQFAGYTQLSPITLRNRAIGKGKINKGHYPAQKTPYLHGAAMLLKKTIIDKLSLMPEEYFLYYEELDWCTYINREGYELWYDPACEIWHKDSNSTGKESPLKYYYLSRNRLLYAYRNLFDWKLPVSILYQTMIVCPKNILTALGKGKKAIAKAHWEGTKAFFKLRNKDKQP, encoded by the coding sequence ATGGACTACCGGCAGCCTGACCTATCCGTCATCACCGTGAACTATAACGGTTTTCACGACACCTGCGAATTTATCGACTCGTGGACAGCTACTATATTCTCTGTCAGTTATGAAATGATAGTCATTGACAATGGTTCCACTGCCAATGAAGCCGCCTTGCTACAAAAAACATATCCTTTTATCCAAGCCGTACGCAGTGAGCAGAACTTAGGATTCGCCGGAGGTAACAATCTGGGTATAAACCTTGCAAAAGGAAAATACCTGTTCTTGCTGAACAATGATGTTTGTATGGTCAAAGATGCCATACCCTTGTTGATAAAACGCCTTCTGTCCTCCGACAAGATAGCAGGTGTCTCCCCGTTAATCCGGGATTATGCAGAACCGCACGCCATACAATTTGCAGGATACACCCAACTTTCGCCCATTACCTTAAGAAACAGAGCCATAGGCAAAGGGAAAATAAATAAAGGCCACTACCCCGCCCAAAAAACGCCTTATCTGCATGGTGCCGCCATGTTACTGAAAAAAACAATAATAGACAAGCTTAGCCTGATGCCCGAAGAATATTTTCTATATTATGAGGAACTGGACTGGTGCACCTATATCAATAGGGAAGGCTACGAACTATGGTACGATCCCGCTTGCGAAATATGGCACAAGGACAGCAACTCCACCGGAAAAGAAAGTCCGTTGAAATACTATTACCTGAGCAGAAACAGATTACTATATGCCTACCGCAATCTCTTTGACTGGAAACTTCCGGTTTCCATCTTATACCAGACAATGATTGTATGTCCCAAAAACATACTGACCGCCTTGGGGAAAGGAAAGAAAGCCATAGCCAAAGCACATTGGGAGGGAACAAAAGCATTTTTCAAACTTAGAAACAAAGACAAACAGCCATGA
- a CDS encoding glycosyltransferase, whose product MIFLAYIELLLFAICAFTVFYLLVYAIAATGNRTDKYSESRVKHRFAILIPTYQDDDYIPYTVKSFLQQEYPIDCYDIIVISDHLKPETNRQLAQYPITLLQARFKKSSKMKSVKAAMSQLQEGQYDIVLIMNADNVVDTNFLEVVNNTYASGSNAIQTHRIYQERPNNVSILNAITDEINNSILRAGHVNLGLSASLNGSGTAIDFTWFKENIRHLKDDDDEKVIESLLLRERIYVEYLNNTHVYALKNSGKKKFYTQHGTWIKTQYYSLFTNIGNLPGAILSGKFDYADRILQWFIFPRTILLGILILFSFLSVYFHWSACLKWWGLLLTFLLTMAIATPNYLVDSKFNKAMKAIPFLAAGMIFNMLLRKKK is encoded by the coding sequence ATGATATTTCTAGCATACATAGAACTATTACTTTTCGCGATATGCGCCTTTACTGTTTTTTACCTGCTGGTATACGCCATAGCGGCAACGGGCAACCGCACCGACAAATATTCCGAATCAAGAGTAAAACACCGTTTCGCCATTCTGATACCGACCTATCAGGACGATGACTACATACCCTATACCGTCAAATCATTTCTACAACAAGAATATCCTATAGACTGCTATGACATTATCGTCATTTCAGACCACCTGAAGCCGGAAACAAACAGACAGCTGGCACAATATCCCATCACCCTGTTGCAAGCCAGGTTCAAGAAAAGTTCAAAAATGAAATCTGTCAAAGCAGCTATGTCACAATTACAAGAAGGACAATACGATATCGTTTTAATCATGAATGCGGACAATGTAGTGGACACCAATTTTCTTGAAGTTGTCAACAATACGTATGCCAGCGGCTCCAATGCCATCCAAACCCATCGCATCTATCAAGAAAGACCCAATAATGTCAGCATATTGAATGCCATCACCGACGAGATCAATAATTCCATTCTTCGTGCGGGACATGTCAATTTGGGACTTTCAGCTTCGCTGAACGGCTCCGGAACCGCAATAGACTTCACTTGGTTCAAAGAAAACATCCGTCATTTAAAAGACGATGACGATGAAAAAGTCATCGAATCCCTGCTGCTCCGCGAACGGATATATGTGGAATATTTAAATAATACCCATGTATATGCCTTGAAGAATAGTGGAAAGAAAAAATTCTATACCCAACATGGTACTTGGATTAAAACCCAATATTATTCCCTGTTCACCAATATCGGTAATCTGCCCGGCGCCATTTTAAGTGGAAAATTTGATTATGCCGACCGTATTTTGCAATGGTTCATTTTCCCTCGCACCATCCTGCTAGGTATCCTCATCCTGTTCAGTTTCCTGTCCGTATACTTCCACTGGAGCGCCTGCCTAAAATGGTGGGGATTATTACTCACTTTCTTATTGACTATGGCAATAGCCACTCCAAACTACTTGGTGGACAGCAAATTCAACAAAGCCATGAAAGCTATCCCCTTTCTGGCGGCAGGCATGATATTCAATATGCTTTTAAGAAAGAAAAAATAA
- a CDS encoding glycosyltransferase family 2 protein, whose product MLSEIIHIMEYTLYIYLSVSVGYIVLFSAASHFFKQKKYPATTVRQRFIILVPAYKEDAVIHACVTSVLRQTYPAELYDLIVISDHMRPETNASLRKERISLIELHEKESSKAKALRIAAETITDQPYDYVLILDADNLISPCYLQELNKAVSQGIKAIQTHRKAKNMNTDIALLDAAIEEMNNSIFRKGHIRLGFSSALTGSGMAFDFRWFVRNIIHTHSTGEDKELEELLLRQGIHIEYIDTLETLDEKVRQPDALRNQRRRWIATQLFLALKMGRNLPTALLNGNGDYLLKTLQAFIAPRSILLALIGFFSCVLCIFSPTSSIKWWILLILLNGALYLAIPSNMRYKYMSRILRQTPYFVIIMLLNLFHLKGMAQKFNHTQHG is encoded by the coding sequence ATGCTATCGGAAATTATACATATCATGGAATATACGCTATATATCTACCTTTCCGTCAGTGTGGGGTATATAGTCCTGTTTTCTGCCGCCTCTCATTTCTTCAAACAAAAGAAATATCCCGCGACTACTGTCCGGCAACGTTTTATCATCCTTGTTCCCGCCTATAAAGAGGATGCGGTCATTCACGCCTGCGTCACTTCCGTTCTGCGCCAAACTTATCCGGCAGAGCTTTACGACCTGATAGTCATATCCGACCACATGCGTCCCGAAACCAATGCCTCACTGCGCAAAGAACGCATCAGCTTGATAGAACTGCATGAAAAGGAAAGTTCCAAGGCAAAAGCCCTGCGCATTGCAGCAGAGACCATCACAGACCAGCCATACGATTATGTCCTCATACTGGATGCCGATAATCTGATCTCACCCTGTTATCTTCAAGAACTGAATAAGGCAGTTTCACAGGGTATAAAAGCCATACAGACACACCGCAAAGCCAAAAATATGAATACAGACATAGCCCTATTGGATGCCGCCATCGAAGAGATGAACAATTCCATCTTCCGCAAGGGACACATCCGGCTGGGATTTTCATCTGCCCTTACCGGCTCCGGAATGGCTTTCGATTTCCGATGGTTTGTCCGGAACATCATCCATACCCATAGTACGGGCGAAGACAAAGAACTGGAAGAACTCCTGCTCCGTCAAGGCATTCACATTGAATATATAGACACCCTAGAAACATTGGACGAAAAAGTCCGGCAACCGGATGCCTTGCGTAACCAGCGCCGCCGCTGGATAGCCACCCAGCTTTTCCTTGCATTAAAAATGGGACGTAACCTCCCCACAGCCTTACTGAACGGAAACGGAGATTATCTGCTGAAAACCCTCCAAGCCTTTATCGCTCCCCGCAGCATTCTGTTGGCGCTCATCGGATTCTTTTCATGTGTTCTCTGCATTTTCTCTCCAACTTCTTCCATAAAGTGGTGGATTTTGCTTATCTTGCTGAATGGTGCGTTATACCTGGCCATTCCGTCCAATATGAGATATAAATACATGAGCAGAATCCTCAGGCAGACACCTTATTTTGTAATCATTATGCTTCTCAACTTGTTTCACTTGAAAGGAATGGCACAGAAGTTCAACCATACACAGCATGGATAG
- a CDS encoding acyltransferase has protein sequence MNIKEYLQQHPQWKKRIHGFIMHPVKTRPYWWIRVWQPFYIKKGQGSVIYPSVRKDLPPFHLFQMGKYSVVEDFSCLNNAVGDIVIGDYCRIGLSNTVIGPIRIDNGVNISQNVALIGLDHNYQNITQGIIEQGITTSPIHIGEHTIIGANVIVLPGITIGKHCFIGAGCVVTQNIPDYCVTVGNPARIIKRYNPQSQTWEKI, from the coding sequence ATGAATATAAAGGAGTACTTACAACAACACCCGCAATGGAAAAAACGGATACACGGTTTCATCATGCATCCGGTAAAGACACGCCCCTATTGGTGGATACGCGTATGGCAACCTTTCTACATAAAAAAAGGCCAGGGCTCAGTCATTTATCCCAGTGTACGGAAAGACCTTCCACCGTTCCATCTGTTCCAGATGGGAAAATATTCGGTAGTGGAAGATTTCTCCTGCTTGAACAATGCCGTAGGCGACATCGTAATCGGCGACTATTGCCGGATAGGACTCAGCAATACGGTCATCGGTCCCATCCGGATAGACAACGGGGTCAATATTTCACAAAACGTAGCCCTGATAGGATTAGATCACAATTATCAGAATATCACTCAAGGCATCATCGAACAAGGTATCACCACTTCCCCTATCCACATCGGAGAACATACCATCATAGGAGCCAACGTGATTGTACTGCCCGGAATCACCATCGGCAAACATTGTTTTATCGGTGCCGGGTGTGTAGTTACCCAAAACATACCCGACTATTGTGTCACGGTAGGAAATCCCGCACGCATTATCAAACGCTATAACCCTCAATCACAAACATGGGAGAAAATATAA
- a CDS encoding DUF4422 domain-containing protein, translating to MGENIKILVCAHKDSRLPQHEYFCPIQVGASLTSARFFPVLDNTGDNISDRNPHFCELTAHYWAWKNLKCDIIGLNHYRRFFDFHRPFPAFSPDRSFINIDSFLKETYQFPDLETLLNDYDIILSPKRHYPYNVATQYAISHLVNDLNLLKEVIQHLTPEYAEAFHTFMYHCNAYSGYNMFITRRKHFNEYSQWLFRVLFELEKRVKLSAYPDQARLFGYLSERLINVYCIRHRLKIKYVPVIMPLEETFQNPSNLLYTLRQLKNDLIYKLTEL from the coding sequence ATGGGAGAAAATATAAAAATATTAGTATGTGCCCATAAGGACAGCCGGCTACCGCAGCATGAGTACTTCTGCCCTATACAGGTGGGGGCCTCCCTAACCAGTGCCCGATTCTTCCCTGTACTAGATAACACAGGAGATAATATATCCGACAGGAATCCTCACTTTTGTGAACTAACCGCCCATTATTGGGCTTGGAAAAATCTAAAGTGTGACATTATAGGGCTCAATCATTACAGGCGCTTCTTTGATTTTCATCGCCCTTTTCCAGCTTTTTCACCAGACAGGAGTTTCATTAACATAGATTCATTTCTAAAAGAAACTTATCAATTTCCTGATTTAGAAACTTTATTAAATGATTATGACATCATCCTCTCTCCCAAGCGTCATTATCCCTATAACGTCGCTACACAATACGCCATTTCCCATCTAGTCAATGACCTCAATTTACTGAAAGAAGTCATTCAACACCTCACACCCGAATATGCTGAAGCTTTTCATACATTCATGTATCACTGCAATGCCTATTCCGGATATAATATGTTCATCACCAGACGGAAACATTTTAACGAATACTCCCAGTGGCTATTCCGCGTATTGTTTGAATTAGAAAAACGGGTAAAACTGTCCGCCTATCCGGATCAGGCACGTCTGTTCGGCTATTTATCAGAAAGATTGATCAATGTCTATTGCATAAGGCACCGGTTAAAGATAAAGTATGTTCCCGTCATCATGCCCTTGGAAGAAACGTTTCAAAATCCGAGCAACCTGCTTTATACGCTTCGCCAGCTAAAGAATGATCTTATTTATAAACTCACAGAATTATAA
- a CDS encoding glycosyltransferase family 2 protein, translating to MPLVSVIIPIYNTEKFLPLCISSVLNQTLTDIEVLLVNDGSTDGSGKICDEYACKDQRIQVIHTLNQGVSHARNQGLETAKGEYIAFMDSDDWIETDMIATLYQLIRTNEAGLATCGYIIENEDGRPIYHINEVKSGKLTQWEAIHSLFNDRHYKYKGNLWDKLYHKEIIDKHHLKFNEHIYYNEDRLFIFQYLSHCQSAAYTTSPYYHYVTRKSSAMNLSQKNYTPKLCTFMDAFDLMTSLSATFPTYILRALSADYIKSSFLFYTQHSREIPFNELWDRMLRIRKNNYIHLPLSLKIKYALYGIRLILRAWLK from the coding sequence ATGCCGTTGGTTTCTGTCATCATCCCTATATACAATACAGAAAAATTCCTGCCTTTGTGTATCAGCAGCGTCTTAAACCAGACACTGACAGACATTGAGGTACTGCTGGTTAATGACGGAAGTACGGACGGAAGCGGGAAAATATGTGACGAATACGCCTGCAAGGACCAACGAATACAGGTAATACACACTCTGAACCAAGGAGTCAGCCATGCACGAAACCAAGGACTGGAAACCGCAAAAGGAGAATATATAGCTTTCATGGATAGCGACGACTGGATAGAAACGGATATGATAGCCACTCTTTATCAACTTATCCGGACAAACGAAGCCGGTCTGGCTACTTGCGGATATATCATTGAAAATGAAGATGGTCGTCCGATTTACCACATCAACGAAGTGAAATCCGGCAAATTAACCCAGTGGGAGGCCATTCACTCCCTGTTTAACGACAGGCATTACAAATACAAAGGAAACTTATGGGATAAATTATATCATAAAGAAATCATTGACAAACATCACCTAAAATTCAATGAACATATTTATTATAATGAAGACAGACTCTTTATTTTTCAATACCTGAGCCACTGCCAATCAGCCGCATACACCACTTCCCCCTATTATCACTATGTCACAAGAAAATCAAGCGCCATGAACCTGTCGCAAAAAAACTACACCCCCAAACTGTGCACTTTCATGGATGCATTCGACCTGATGACTTCACTTTCGGCCACATTCCCCACCTATATTCTACGTGCTTTGTCGGCCGATTACATAAAAAGTTCGTTCTTGTTCTATACCCAACACTCACGGGAAATCCCCTTCAATGAATTATGGGACAGAATGCTAAGAATCAGAAAAAACAATTATATACATCTTCCACTTTCTCTAAAAATAAAGTATGCGCTATATGGCATCAGACTTATCCTGCGGGCATGGCTCAAGTGA